In Mucilaginibacter celer, one DNA window encodes the following:
- the tsaD gene encoding tRNA (adenosine(37)-N6)-threonylcarbamoyltransferase complex transferase subunit TsaD produces the protein MPVILAIESSCDETSASVCADGAILSNVIANQTIHEAYGGVVPELASRVHQQNIVPAVQQALAKAKVSKNDIDAVAFTRGPGLLGSLLVGVSFAKAFALAKQIPLIEINHMQAHILAHFIAEKKPSFPFLCLTVSGGHTQIVLVKDYFDMEIVGQTLDDAAGEAMDKTSKILGLPYPGGPLIDKYARQGNPDAYQFPEPQIPGYDFSFSGLKTSILYFIRDNVAKNPDFIEQNLPDICASVEKRIATILLNKLQKAAKAYGIKDVALAGGVSANTGLRLALQEMAEKNGWNSFIPKMEYCTDNAAMIAIAGYHKYLKGEFVGQDVAPMARMAF, from the coding sequence GTGCCCGTAATATTAGCAATCGAATCATCATGTGACGAAACCTCGGCGTCGGTTTGTGCCGATGGCGCGATTTTGAGCAATGTTATTGCCAATCAAACCATCCACGAAGCTTACGGAGGTGTTGTACCCGAGCTCGCCTCGAGGGTTCATCAACAAAATATTGTTCCGGCTGTGCAACAGGCATTAGCGAAGGCAAAAGTAAGCAAAAATGATATTGATGCGGTAGCTTTTACGCGCGGACCAGGACTTTTAGGTTCACTTTTGGTAGGCGTATCATTTGCCAAGGCCTTTGCGCTGGCCAAACAGATCCCCCTAATCGAAATTAACCACATGCAGGCCCATATCCTGGCCCATTTTATTGCCGAAAAAAAGCCGTCGTTCCCATTCCTGTGCCTTACCGTATCTGGTGGTCATACCCAAATTGTATTGGTGAAAGATTATTTTGACATGGAGATAGTTGGCCAAACGCTTGACGATGCGGCGGGCGAAGCCATGGATAAAACCAGCAAAATTTTAGGCCTGCCCTATCCAGGCGGACCACTCATCGATAAATACGCACGCCAGGGCAATCCGGACGCTTATCAATTTCCTGAGCCACAAATCCCCGGTTACGATTTCAGCTTTAGCGGTTTAAAAACCTCTATCCTCTATTTTATCCGCGATAACGTAGCTAAAAACCCGGATTTCATTGAGCAAAATCTGCCTGATATCTGCGCTTCGGTAGAAAAACGTATTGCCACCATATTGCTCAATAAACTGCAAAAAGCGGCAAAGGCGTACGGTATAAAAGATGTAGCTTTGGCGGGAGGTGTATCGGCCAATACTGGTTTAAGATTGGCCCTGCAGGAGATGGCCGAAAAGAACGGCTGGAACAGTTTTATCCCCAAAATGGAATACTGCACCGATAATGCTGCCATGATTGCTATTGCGGGCTACCACAAATATTTAAAAGGCGAATTTGTAGGGCAGGATGTGGCGCCAATGGCGAGGATGGCATTTTAG
- the rimO gene encoding 30S ribosomal protein S12 methylthiotransferase RimO: MKTKEISRPSVKQVKPRVNVVTLGCSKNIYDSEILMGQLKGNQFDVVHEAEKVGKNDIIVINTCGFIDNAKQESIDTILQYSELKEQGKVGKVIVTGCLSERYKPELEAEITNVDAYFGTNDLQNLLATVGANYKHELIGERLLTTPSHFAYFKIAEGCNRPCSFCAIPLMRGKHLSSPMEQLVEDAKKLAKNGTKELILIAQDLTYYGLDLYGKRNLDELLRRLSDVNGIEWIRLQYAYPSGFPMEILDVMNERENICKYLDMPLQHITDNMLKSMRRGITKQKTIDIVNEIRDRVPGIAMRTTLITGYPGETQQDFEEMAQWVEDTKFDRLGCFTYSHEEKTHAHSLVDDVPEEVKQERADAIMEIQQGISFDKNQEKIGNTYKVLIDKKDGGYFVGRTEFDSPEVDNEVLIDASVDYATIGSFVNVQINSAEDFDLYGQIVK, encoded by the coding sequence ATGAAGACAAAGGAAATTTCACGCCCTTCGGTAAAGCAAGTCAAACCCCGTGTAAACGTGGTTACGTTAGGCTGCTCAAAAAACATCTACGATTCGGAGATATTGATGGGGCAGTTGAAGGGCAACCAGTTTGATGTGGTGCATGAGGCCGAGAAGGTAGGCAAAAATGATATTATAGTAATTAATACCTGTGGCTTTATTGATAATGCCAAGCAGGAATCGATAGATACTATTCTGCAATACAGCGAGCTTAAAGAGCAGGGTAAAGTAGGTAAGGTAATTGTAACCGGCTGCTTAAGCGAACGTTACAAACCCGAGCTTGAAGCCGAGATCACCAATGTTGATGCTTACTTCGGCACTAACGATCTGCAAAATTTGTTGGCTACTGTAGGGGCAAATTACAAGCACGAGTTAATCGGTGAGCGTTTACTAACCACCCCATCGCATTTTGCTTACTTTAAAATTGCCGAAGGGTGTAACCGTCCGTGCTCGTTTTGTGCTATCCCGTTGATGCGTGGTAAACACCTGAGCTCGCCGATGGAGCAATTGGTGGAGGATGCTAAGAAACTGGCTAAGAACGGCACTAAGGAGTTGATTTTGATAGCTCAGGATTTAACCTACTACGGTCTTGATCTTTATGGCAAACGTAATTTGGATGAGTTGCTTCGCCGTTTATCTGATGTGAATGGTATCGAGTGGATCAGGTTGCAATATGCTTACCCTTCAGGTTTCCCGATGGAGATTCTGGATGTGATGAACGAGCGTGAAAACATCTGCAAATACCTGGATATGCCATTACAGCACATTACCGATAATATGCTGAAATCGATGCGCCGTGGTATCACCAAGCAAAAAACCATCGATATTGTGAACGAAATTCGCGATCGTGTACCGGGTATTGCCATGCGTACTACGCTGATCACCGGCTACCCTGGCGAAACCCAGCAGGATTTTGAAGAGATGGCGCAATGGGTTGAGGATACCAAATTTGACCGTTTGGGCTGCTTCACCTACTCCCACGAAGAAAAAACGCATGCCCATAGTTTGGTTGATGACGTACCTGAAGAAGTGAAACAGGAACGTGCCGATGCCATCATGGAAATTCAGCAAGGCATTTCGTTTGATAAAAACCAGGAGAAGATTGGCAACACCTATAAAGTGCTGATCGATAAAAAAGACGGCGGTTATTTTGTTGGCCGCACCGAATTTGATTCGCCAGAGGTAGATAATGAAGTGTTAATTGATGCCAGCGTTGATTATGCAACCATTGGAAGCTTTGTTAACGTACAGATTAACAGCGCCGAGGACTTTGACCTTTATGGACAAATTGTAAAATAA
- the ftsY gene encoding signal recognition particle-docking protein FtsY, whose protein sequence is MGLFDFFKKKENTQQEQQALDTGLEKTKDNFFSKITKAIAGKSTVDDDVLDELEEILVTSDVGVTTTLKIIDRIQARVARDKYVSTSELNTLLKDEIQQLLAENNSNDFRNFEYGDHKPYVIMVVGVNGVGKTTTIGKLAHKLKQAGNKVVLGAADTFRAAAVDQIKLWGERVGVKVVAQAMGSDPASVAYDTLRSAVANEDDVVIIDTAGRLHNKVGLMNELTKIKNVMQKVIPGAPHEILLVLDASTGQNAIEQCKQFTEATNVNALALTKLDGTAKGGVVIGISDQFKIPVKYIGVGEGMDHLQLFDRQAFVDSLFKQ, encoded by the coding sequence ATGGGATTATTTGATTTTTTTAAGAAAAAGGAAAATACGCAGCAGGAACAGCAGGCGCTTGATACCGGTTTAGAAAAAACCAAGGATAACTTTTTTTCGAAGATCACCAAGGCCATCGCCGGTAAATCAACCGTTGATGATGATGTGCTTGATGAGCTGGAAGAGATCCTGGTAACATCGGATGTGGGTGTAACCACCACCCTCAAAATTATCGACCGTATTCAGGCCCGTGTTGCCCGCGATAAATACGTAAGCACCAGCGAGCTGAACACCTTGCTAAAAGATGAAATTCAGCAGCTGCTTGCCGAAAACAACAGCAACGATTTCCGCAACTTTGAATACGGCGACCATAAACCATATGTAATTATGGTAGTAGGGGTAAATGGCGTAGGCAAAACCACCACCATAGGCAAACTGGCCCACAAGCTAAAACAGGCCGGCAATAAAGTAGTATTAGGCGCTGCCGATACCTTCCGCGCTGCTGCGGTAGACCAGATCAAACTTTGGGGCGAACGTGTTGGTGTAAAGGTTGTAGCCCAGGCCATGGGTTCAGATCCGGCTTCGGTTGCTTATGATACCCTGCGTTCGGCAGTGGCTAATGAGGATGATGTGGTTATTATAGATACCGCGGGCCGCTTGCACAACAAAGTAGGCCTGATGAACGAGCTTACCAAAATTAAAAACGTAATGCAAAAGGTAATCCCCGGTGCTCCGCACGAGATTTTGCTGGTGCTGGATGCATCTACAGGGCAAAACGCTATTGAGCAATGCAAGCAGTTTACAGAGGCTACCAACGTAAATGCGTTGGCGCTTACTAAGCTTGATGGTACGGCTAAAGGTGGTGTTGTAATAGGTATTTCGGATCAGTTTAAGATCCCGGTAAAATATATAGGTGTTGGCGAAGGAATGGACCACCTGCAGTTGTTTGACAGGCAGGCATTCGTTGACTCACTATTTAAACAATAA
- a CDS encoding DUF4295 domain-containing protein, which produces MAKKVVATLKVAGKGKEYSKVITMNKSPKTGAYSFKTQIVPNDLVKDAIAGKTI; this is translated from the coding sequence ATGGCAAAGAAAGTAGTTGCAACCCTGAAAGTAGCAGGTAAAGGCAAAGAATATTCAAAAGTGATCACCATGAATAAATCACCTAAAACCGGTGCTTATTCATTCAAAACCCAAATTGTCCCTAACGATTTAGTTAAGGATGCAATTGCTGGTAAAACTATCTAA
- a CDS encoding PAS domain-containing sensor histidine kinase translates to MKQDPNSLTDSEKRYRALVIATSDVMYTMSADWQVMYQLHGGDFLSDTGEPMVDWMDKYIHPKDRERVQSAIAHAIRTKTMFQLEHQVVLPDGSLGWTYSRAVPILDEHGEITQWFGAANDVTNRKRTEDALRIAKEAAEQQKRLYETITSNTPDLIYVFDLDYRFTYANDALLTMWGKTWDNAIGKNLLENGYEPWHAEMHEREIDKVVATRQPIRGEVSFPHATLGRRVYDYIFSPVVNELDKVVAIAGTTRDITDIRLAERTLTESEARFRTMAEGTNIYISMGDETGNAIYFNQAWSRLTGRSMSELIGFDWVEMLHPDDRENYLAVYNEAFKARVPFHTGFRVLAAEGDYRWLLTDGSVRRYNDGSFAGFIGAAVDITELKQDEQRKNDFISMVSHELKTPLTSALAYVQVSKKRTEEAGDAVSAGMLDRTEKQLTKMARMINGFLNVSRLESGKIQIDCRRFDLAGLMKETEDETLASVSTHRLLFASVSQIWVNADREKIGQVIQNLISNAVKYSQPNSTIRVSADVVDGKVQISVSDEGIGISQQDLPRLFERFYRVKDAETRHIAGFGIGLYLCSEIVKQHGGRIRVESTVGEGSTFYFTLPVV, encoded by the coding sequence ATGAAGCAAGACCCGAACAGCTTGACAGATAGCGAAAAGCGTTACCGTGCCCTGGTCATAGCCACATCAGATGTGATGTATACTATGAGTGCCGACTGGCAGGTGATGTACCAGCTGCATGGCGGTGATTTTTTATCAGATACGGGCGAGCCCATGGTTGACTGGATGGACAAATACATTCATCCAAAAGATCGCGAACGCGTACAATCTGCAATTGCACATGCTATCCGCACTAAAACTATGTTTCAGTTGGAGCACCAGGTTGTACTGCCCGATGGCTCACTTGGCTGGACCTACTCGCGGGCGGTGCCTATACTGGATGAACACGGCGAAATTACCCAATGGTTTGGAGCAGCTAATGATGTTACCAACCGGAAGCGCACCGAAGACGCTTTACGTATAGCCAAAGAGGCAGCCGAGCAGCAAAAACGCCTGTACGAAACCATTACCTCCAATACGCCCGACCTGATCTACGTTTTCGACCTGGATTACCGCTTTACTTATGCAAACGATGCGCTGCTTACCATGTGGGGCAAAACCTGGGATAATGCTATAGGAAAAAACCTGCTGGAAAACGGTTATGAACCATGGCACGCCGAGATGCACGAAAGGGAGATTGATAAGGTGGTGGCTACCCGGCAACCCATCCGGGGCGAGGTGTCTTTTCCACATGCTACACTGGGCAGGCGGGTGTACGATTATATTTTTAGCCCGGTGGTTAATGAACTTGATAAAGTGGTGGCGATAGCCGGCACCACCCGCGATATTACCGACATCAGGCTGGCCGAACGAACGCTTACCGAAAGCGAAGCCCGCTTCCGTACCATGGCCGAGGGTACCAATATTTATATCTCCATGGGCGATGAAACCGGTAATGCTATTTATTTTAACCAGGCCTGGAGCAGGCTCACAGGCCGCTCGATGAGCGAATTGATAGGCTTTGATTGGGTTGAAATGCTGCATCCCGACGACAGGGAAAATTATCTTGCTGTGTACAATGAGGCTTTTAAAGCCCGGGTACCTTTTCATACCGGTTTTCGCGTGCTTGCCGCCGAAGGAGATTACCGGTGGCTGTTAACCGATGGATCGGTAAGGCGCTATAACGATGGTTCGTTTGCCGGTTTTATTGGCGCTGCGGTAGATATTACCGAGCTAAAACAGGATGAGCAGCGCAAAAACGATTTTATCAGTATGGTGAGCCATGAGTTAAAAACGCCGCTTACCTCGGCCCTGGCTTATGTGCAGGTATCAAAAAAACGAACGGAGGAAGCGGGCGATGCCGTATCTGCAGGGATGTTGGATCGAACAGAAAAGCAACTTACTAAAATGGCCAGGATGATCAATGGCTTTTTAAATGTTTCGCGCCTCGAATCGGGTAAGATCCAGATCGATTGCCGGCGCTTCGACCTTGCCGGGCTGATGAAAGAAACCGAAGATGAAACCCTTGCTTCCGTCTCTACGCACCGGTTATTGTTTGCGTCGGTATCGCAGATTTGGGTAAACGCCGACCGTGAAAAGATTGGCCAGGTGATCCAGAACCTTATCAGCAACGCCGTTAAATATTCCCAGCCAAATTCAACCATCCGCGTATCGGCAGATGTGGTTGACGGCAAAGTGCAGATCAGCGTAAGCGATGAAGGCATTGGCATCAGCCAACAAGATCTGCCCCGGTTGTTTGAACGTTTTTACCGGGTTAAAGATGCCGAGACCCGCCACATCGCAGGCTTTGGTATAGGCCTGTACTTATGTTCTGAAATTGTTAAACAACATGGCGGCAGGATCAGAGTTGAAAGTACGGTAGGAGAAGGGAGTACTTTTTATTTTACTTTGCCGGTGGTGTAA
- a CDS encoding CsbD family protein, with protein MDKLEIKGGWNELKGKIKQAYGDLTDDDLTWQEGKDDETLGKLQQKTGKTRDELVKWINSL; from the coding sequence ATGGATAAATTAGAAATAAAAGGCGGCTGGAACGAACTGAAAGGCAAAATTAAACAAGCCTACGGCGACCTTACCGACGATGACCTTACCTGGCAGGAAGGCAAAGACGATGAAACATTAGGAAAACTTCAGCAAAAAACGGGCAAAACCCGCGATGAGCTGGTGAAGTGGATAAACAGTTTGTAA
- the acs gene encoding acetate--CoA ligase, translating to MYQPNTNQPMKITSFEEYKKVYQQSVEQPEQFWAGIADNFLWKKKWDTVLDWNFKEPKIKWFQGAQLNITENCLDRHLETLGDKPAIIWEPNDPEEDHRILSYRQLHDKVCQFANVLKNNGAKKGDRVCIYMPMIPELAIAVLACARIGAIHSVVFGGFSAQSIADRINDAECSIVITCDGGKRGNKEVPLKTVIDDALVQCRSVKKVIVLTRSRTPVSMIKGRDVWWEDEIKKVETQGNPECPAEVMDAEDMLFILYTSGSTGKPKGVVHTCGGYMVYAGYTFANVFQYNQGEVYFCTADIGWITGHSYIVYGPLSQGATTLMFEGIPTYPDCGRFWEIVDKFKVNILYTAPTAIRSLMSFGLDNVNNKDLSSLKKLGSVGEPINEEAWHWFDDNIGKNRCPIVDTWWQTENGGIMISPIAGITPTKPGYATLPLPGVQPVLVDENGKVIEGNGVSGNLCIKFPWPGMLRTTYGDHERCRTTYFATYENMYFTGDGCLRDEDGYYRITGRVDDVLNVSGHRIGTAEVENAINMHSSVVESAVVGYPHDIKGQGVYAYVVSPDKHGDEDITRKDIIMTVSRIIGPIAKPDKIQFVTGLPKTRSGKIMRRILRKIAEGDTSNLGDTSTLLDPAVVDEIKAGAL from the coding sequence ATCTACCAACCAAACACCAACCAACCAATGAAAATTACATCGTTTGAAGAGTACAAAAAAGTTTACCAGCAAAGCGTTGAGCAGCCCGAACAATTCTGGGCCGGCATTGCCGATAATTTTTTATGGAAAAAGAAGTGGGATACCGTACTCGACTGGAATTTTAAAGAACCGAAAATAAAATGGTTCCAGGGGGCGCAGCTTAACATTACCGAAAACTGCCTCGATCGCCACCTCGAAACCCTTGGCGATAAACCGGCCATCATCTGGGAACCTAACGACCCCGAAGAAGACCATCGCATACTAAGCTATCGCCAGCTGCACGATAAAGTTTGCCAGTTTGCCAACGTACTTAAAAACAACGGCGCTAAAAAAGGCGACCGGGTATGTATTTATATGCCCATGATCCCCGAGCTGGCCATAGCTGTTTTAGCTTGTGCCCGCATCGGTGCAATCCACTCGGTAGTGTTTGGCGGTTTTTCGGCCCAATCCATAGCCGACAGGATAAACGATGCCGAGTGCAGCATTGTAATTACCTGCGATGGTGGTAAACGCGGCAATAAGGAAGTGCCGCTTAAAACCGTTATTGATGATGCTTTGGTACAATGCCGTTCGGTTAAAAAAGTAATTGTGCTTACCCGCAGCCGTACGCCGGTTTCGATGATAAAAGGCCGTGATGTTTGGTGGGAAGATGAAATTAAAAAGGTAGAAACACAAGGCAATCCCGAGTGCCCGGCCGAGGTAATGGATGCCGAGGATATGCTGTTTATCCTGTACACTTCAGGTTCAACCGGCAAACCTAAAGGCGTGGTGCATACCTGCGGTGGTTATATGGTTTACGCCGGTTATACTTTTGCCAACGTGTTTCAGTACAACCAGGGCGAGGTTTATTTTTGTACTGCCGATATCGGCTGGATTACCGGTCACTCGTACATTGTTTACGGTCCGCTTTCGCAGGGGGCTACTACACTGATGTTTGAGGGGATCCCTACCTACCCGGATTGCGGCCGTTTCTGGGAGATTGTTGATAAGTTTAAAGTAAATATATTATATACCGCGCCAACGGCCATCCGCTCGTTAATGAGTTTCGGACTGGATAACGTAAATAACAAAGACCTCAGCTCGCTTAAAAAATTAGGTTCGGTAGGCGAACCTATTAATGAGGAGGCCTGGCACTGGTTTGATGATAACATCGGCAAAAACCGCTGCCCAATTGTTGATACCTGGTGGCAAACCGAAAACGGTGGTATTATGATCTCGCCTATCGCGGGCATCACCCCTACCAAACCGGGCTATGCCACCTTACCGCTGCCGGGCGTACAACCTGTACTGGTTGATGAAAACGGTAAAGTGATTGAAGGCAACGGCGTAAGCGGAAACCTTTGTATCAAATTCCCGTGGCCGGGCATGCTGCGCACCACTTATGGCGATCATGAGCGCTGCCGTACCACCTACTTCGCCACTTACGAAAACATGTATTTTACCGGCGATGGTTGCCTGCGCGATGAGGATGGTTATTACCGCATCACCGGCCGTGTTGATGACGTGCTGAACGTATCAGGTCACCGCATCGGCACTGCCGAGGTGGAAAACGCCATCAATATGCACAGCAGCGTGGTTGAATCGGCAGTGGTGGGTTATCCGCACGATATTAAAGGCCAGGGTGTTTATGCTTACGTGGTTAGCCCTGATAAACATGGTGACGAGGATATTACCCGCAAGGATATCATCATGACGGTATCGCGCATTATTGGCCCGATTGCCAAACCGGATAAAATTCAGTTTGTAACCGGTTTGCCAAAAACACGTTCGGGCAAAATTATGCGCCGTATTTTGCGTAAGATTGCCGAGGGCGATACCTCGAACCTGGGCGATACCAGCACACTGCTTGATCCGGCTGTGGTTGATGAGATTAAGGCAGGAGCTTTGTAA
- a CDS encoding Uma2 family endonuclease, producing the protein MLIADKKKYTAEDYLMLEEGAPFQLINYDLIMSPSPIPIHQVISVKITQAIANFMDQTNNYGFLVSAPMDVKFDEGNILQPDILFISADRVTELVKDRVEGAPDIVIEILSPSNAYYDLRQKKDIYEKFGVKEYIIIDPVQENADLYLLQDGAYYLHQKAQKNETLKSVILQGLGIELSKFFK; encoded by the coding sequence ATGCTGATTGCTGATAAGAAAAAATACACCGCAGAGGATTATTTGATGCTGGAGGAAGGTGCGCCATTTCAGCTGATCAATTATGATTTAATTATGTCGCCTTCACCTATTCCTATCCATCAGGTAATATCCGTTAAAATCACCCAGGCAATTGCCAACTTCATGGACCAGACAAATAACTACGGTTTTTTGGTAAGTGCACCGATGGACGTGAAATTTGATGAGGGTAATATTTTACAGCCAGATATTCTATTTATATCTGCGGATAGGGTTACTGAATTGGTGAAGGACCGGGTTGAGGGTGCGCCTGATATCGTTATCGAAATATTATCACCGTCAAACGCTTATTACGATCTTCGGCAAAAGAAAGATATATACGAAAAGTTTGGTGTTAAAGAGTACATTATAATAGATCCGGTACAGGAGAATGCCGATCTCTATTTATTGCAGGATGGGGCTTATTATCTTCATCAGAAAGCTCAGAAGAATGAAACTTTAAAATCGGTGATCTTACAAGGTCTGGGTATCGAATTATCAAAGTTTTTCAAATAA
- the rpmB gene encoding 50S ribosomal protein L28: protein MSRICDLTGKGSIVGNNVSNSNVKTKRRFHPNLKLKKFYIPEEDKWITLKVSTSAVKTISKNGITACINKFVKKGYI from the coding sequence ATGTCAAGAATTTGTGATCTAACAGGAAAAGGATCTATCGTTGGTAACAACGTTTCAAACTCAAACGTTAAAACAAAACGCAGGTTTCATCCTAACTTGAAACTTAAAAAGTTTTATATCCCTGAAGAGGATAAATGGATTACCTTAAAGGTATCTACTTCGGCGGTTAAAACTATCAGCAAAAACGGTATTACCGCCTGCATCAATAAATTTGTTAAAAAAGGCTACATTTAG
- the bshC gene encoding bacillithiol biosynthesis cysteine-adding enzyme BshC has translation MDASCISYKDTGFFSNTIADYIDNKPELQPFYGYRPDMAGFAEFLKNKKVVADREVLVRVLTKQYECLGKEADKLCSYSTELTAQNLELLKQDNTYTITTGHQLNIFAGPLYFLYKIATAIKLAQQLKAAHPGKNFVPVYWMASEDHDFAEINYTNIGGKKVHWWYEASGATGRIDPVSMRQALNQYKGVLGMEGHAADLAEIVETAYTKFDKLADATRYLVNSLFGQYGLVIIDADDHEFKKEFAPIIEQDIIGQYSFKNITETNHKLHELGVHIQVNPREINFFYLKEHLRERIVFENDSYHVLNTEIRFTEAELKQEIAEYPERFSPNVVMRPLYQECILPNIAYIGGGAEVVYWLELKSNFDHYQIDFPILILRNSALVIKKEQAAKVERMDLKAIDLFKQSDALQTYWIKKHSEHNLSIAEEWREMESLFEKIKLRAYKIDPTLSPSATAVQVRLKKAMDNLEKKLVKAEKRNYSVRLEQLITVKAELFPKDSLQERTENFGLMYVKWGQVFIDELIRLFEPLDFKFTVLTEK, from the coding sequence ATGGACGCTTCCTGTATAAGTTATAAAGACACCGGTTTTTTCTCCAACACCATTGCCGATTACATCGACAATAAACCCGAGTTGCAACCTTTTTACGGTTACCGACCGGACATGGCTGGCTTTGCCGAGTTTCTAAAAAACAAGAAGGTGGTTGCTGATCGCGAAGTGCTGGTGCGTGTTTTAACCAAGCAGTATGAGTGTTTAGGCAAGGAAGCGGATAAGCTATGCTCTTATTCTACCGAGCTTACCGCTCAAAACCTGGAACTTTTAAAGCAGGATAATACATATACCATCACAACCGGTCACCAGCTCAATATCTTTGCCGGGCCGTTGTATTTTCTTTATAAAATTGCCACTGCCATTAAACTGGCTCAGCAACTAAAAGCTGCCCATCCCGGTAAAAACTTTGTACCTGTTTACTGGATGGCCAGCGAAGACCATGATTTTGCCGAGATCAACTACACCAACATTGGCGGCAAAAAAGTGCACTGGTGGTACGAGGCTTCGGGCGCGACCGGCCGTATTGATCCGGTGAGTATGCGCCAGGCGCTTAACCAGTACAAAGGAGTATTGGGCATGGAGGGCCACGCTGCTGATCTGGCCGAGATTGTGGAGACTGCCTACACCAAATTTGATAAACTGGCCGATGCTACCCGTTATTTGGTTAACTCGCTGTTCGGGCAATACGGTTTAGTAATTATCGATGCCGATGACCATGAGTTTAAAAAAGAGTTCGCGCCAATAATTGAGCAGGACATTATTGGTCAGTACAGTTTTAAAAACATTACCGAAACCAACCATAAGCTTCATGAGCTTGGTGTACATATCCAGGTTAACCCGCGCGAGATCAACTTTTTCTACCTGAAAGAGCATTTGCGCGAGCGCATTGTTTTTGAAAACGACAGCTATCACGTTTTAAACACGGAGATTAGGTTTACCGAAGCGGAGTTAAAACAGGAGATAGCAGAATACCCCGAACGCTTTAGCCCTAACGTAGTGATGCGCCCGCTATATCAGGAGTGTATTTTGCCTAACATCGCCTACATTGGCGGTGGTGCCGAAGTGGTTTACTGGCTGGAGTTGAAATCCAATTTCGATCATTATCAAATTGATTTCCCTATCCTCATCCTCCGTAACTCAGCCTTAGTTATTAAAAAAGAGCAGGCAGCTAAAGTAGAACGGATGGATCTTAAAGCCATCGACCTGTTTAAGCAAAGCGATGCCCTGCAAACCTACTGGATCAAAAAACACAGCGAACATAACCTCAGCATAGCCGAAGAATGGCGCGAGATGGAAAGCCTGTTCGAGAAAATAAAACTTCGGGCCTATAAAATCGACCCTACCCTATCGCCATCGGCTACAGCCGTGCAGGTAAGGCTAAAAAAAGCGATGGATAACCTGGAAAAGAAACTGGTTAAAGCCGAGAAACGTAACTACAGTGTGCGGTTAGAACAGCTTATTACGGTAAAGGCCGAGTTATTCCCAAAAGACAGTTTGCAAGAGCGCACTGAAAACTTCGGCCTGATGTATGTGAAATGGGGACAGGTTTTTATCGATGAGCTGATCCGCCTGTTTGAACCGCTTGATTTTAAGTTTACGGTTTTGACGGAGAAGTAA
- the rpmG gene encoding 50S ribosomal protein L33, with amino-acid sequence MAKKGNRVQVILECTEHKTSGMPGMSRYITTKNKKNTTERLELKKFNPVLRKVTVHKEIK; translated from the coding sequence ATGGCAAAAAAAGGCAACAGGGTTCAGGTGATTTTAGAGTGCACCGAACACAAAACAAGCGGTATGCCAGGCATGTCTCGCTATATCACCACTAAGAACAAGAAAAACACTACCGAAAGATTAGAGTTGAAAAAATTCAACCCTGTTTTACGTAAAGTAACTGTTCACAAAGAGATAAAATAA